One genomic window of Camelina sativa cultivar DH55 chromosome 5, Cs, whole genome shotgun sequence includes the following:
- the LOC104789299 gene encoding NAC domain-containing protein 19-like has translation MPMPGRNKRKERSLPEPEPEPSGIPSSSADDHHLSSSSSSADHSLSSRPPSTRPCLPPGFNYRPNDLEVLLLLCQKRDYLGGNRDFLVDLPVHLVNIYESNPEQLTVKFKKGNDTEWFFISKKNKMGKGGKKQKRCDKGGYWHATVASEEIDDGQGSKTALSYYVDQCPPSASADDDDYSLCKIYRSTQAIKEKNKAEEEENEQQQPPTVKYHQQQPLNSYQPQPQPHHDIAYQQQLLFQPAPLDSYQPQSSDLAYQQQQQFWPGPLDSYRPHRWQFSAARPDSHQLQPYYDSTYQL, from the exons ATGCCGATGCCTGGAAGAAACAAGCGTAAAGAAAGATCCTTGCCAgaaccggaaccggaaccgTCAgggattccttcttcttcagctgatGATCAtcacttgtcttcttcttcttcttcagctgatCATAGTTTGTCTTCTCGGCCTCCTTCGACAAGACCTTGCCTTCCGCCAGGTTTTAACTATAGACCAAACGACTTGGAGGTCCTCTTGTTACTTTGCCAGAAACGAGACTACTTGGGCGGAAACAGAGACTTCTTGGTCGACCTTCCTGTTCATCTCGTGAACATCTACGAGTCCAATCCAGAACAACTAACAG TGAAATTCAAGAAGGGTAATGATACAGAATGGTTCTTTATatcaaagaagaacaagatgGGTAAAGGTGGGAAAAAGCAGAAACGTTGCGACAAAGGCGGATATTGGCACGCAACAGTTGCTTCCGAGGAGATTGACGATGGACAAGGTTCCAAAACCGCACTATCATACTAC GTTGATCAGTGTCCGCCTTCTGCTTCTGCTGATGATGAC GACTATTCTTTGTGCAAGATCTATCGGAGTACACAAGCAATaaaggagaaaaataaagcagaggaagaagagaatgagCAGCAGCAGCCTCCTACTGTCAAGTATCATCAACAGCAGCCGCTAAATTCTTACCAACCGCAGCCGCAGCCTCATCATGATATTGCGTATCAACAACAACTTCTGTTTCAGCCAGCCCCGCTGGATTCCTATCAACCGCAGTCTAGTGATTTGGCGTATCAACAGCAGCAGCAGTTTTGGCCAGGCCCGCTAGATTCTTACCGACCGCATCGATGGCAGTTTAGTGCAGCCCGGCCAGATTCACACCAACTGCAGCCTTATTATGATTCTACGTATcagttgtaa